A single window of Hyla sarda isolate aHylSar1 chromosome 2, aHylSar1.hap1, whole genome shotgun sequence DNA harbors:
- the GPR84 gene encoding G-protein coupled receptor 84 — protein sequence MNDSDSSLNDSDPFSCYHPSVVNYRYVAVIWGIIVSLVGTSGNVLTVIAFALDKKLQTRFNLLIINLSLADILYCMFLQPFSVDSYLHLYWRSGADFCRVFGMLLFVSNSVSIINLCLIAVSRYILITNNKLFDRIFCNLGATFILLATWVAGFASFAPLWPVYVLVPKVCTCSFHRIKGRPYTTILMGFYFVVGLSCVGIFYLLIHLKVKSASKALDQYRLSKSKDKKTNASSSNSGIQAKFHEVEDSGVDTAASSEIISEHITTSKDTGTSSSTDHIRSAPATVSQPKDSGSDFKKVTRMCFVVFLFFVISYIPFLLLNIFDAKNAAPHVLHMIAANLTWLNSCINPILYAAMNRQFRDAYKRVLYLILNKFRRT from the coding sequence ATGAATGACTCCGATTCCAGTCTGAATGATTCAGACCCCTTCTCCTGCTATCATCCATCAGTTGTGAATTATCGTTACGTTGCTGTGATATGGGGAATCATTGTGTCTTTGGTGGGGACATCTGGCAATGTGTTAACAGTCATTGCCTTTGCACTGGATAAAAAGCTGCAGACCCGTTTCAATCTACTCATTATCAATCTATCCCTGGCGGACATCTTGTACTGTATGTTCTTACAGCCCTTCTCTGTAGACTCATACTTACACCTGTACTGGAGGAGCGGCGCCGACTTCTGCAGGGTCTTCGGCATGCTATTGTTTGTTTCCAATTCTGTATCCATTATTAATCTGTGTCTCATTGCCGTCAGCCGTTACATTCTCATCACCAACAATAAACTTTTTGATCGTATTTTTTGCAATCTGGGGGCTACCTTCATTCTCCTAGCCACCTGGGTGGCTGGATTTGCCAGCTTTGCACCACTTTGGCCAGTCTATGTATTAGTTCCTAAAGTTTGTACCTGCAGCTTTCATCGTATAAAAGGACGACCTTACACCACAATTCTAATGGGCTTTTACTTCGTGGTGGGCCTAAGCTGTGTTGGCATCTTCTATTTGCTCATCCATCTCAAAGTTAAATCTGCTTCCAAAGCTTTAGACCAGTATAGACTTTCCAAATCTAAAGAcaaaaagacaaatgcttccagtagTAATTCTGGCATACAAGCTAAATTTCATGAGGTGGAAGACAGCGGTGTAGACACAGCAGCCTCCAGTGAGATCATCTCAGAACATATTACTACTTCCAAAGATACTGGGACCTCTAGTTCTACAGATCACATTAGATCGGCGCCTGCCACAGTTTCCCAACCAAAGGACTCTGGTTCGGATTTCAAAAAGGTCACTCGCATGTGCTTTGTGGTTTTTCTCTTCTTTGTGATCAGCTATATTCCCTTTTTACTGCTCAATATTTTTGATGCCAAAAATGCGGCACCCCATGTTCTTCACATGATCGCGGCCAATCTCACCTGGCTGAACAGTTGCATCAATCCCATACTGTACGCAGCCATGAACCGTCAGTTCCGCGACGCTTATAAAAGAGTTCTCTATTTAATCCTTAACAAATTCAGAAGAACATAA